A portion of the Calliphora vicina chromosome 5, idCalVici1.1, whole genome shotgun sequence genome contains these proteins:
- the Asx gene encoding polycomb protein Asx isoform X1 has protein sequence MKTEIFDLEAAVTKKSTTIKTPGIFFSSTPQHRTTNPNASGPTRPQQQIYNKTADLNRYFTVFSSGNMEATTTHINLIDDEDEKDPLALDTSSGERSSTEDSLGSAPSTSKHSHSLRRHVPRIIVKPILPDKKQTLCATATVSSAINASSPSSSSSAASVQVNCSPSSGRTSSSRRIQQQQQAKAAAAAAAAAAAAASAAANAMTTTAITQASTMREVLASIPGFSLKPRRRSSKKISTAAQIEQTKDGKIDLETPDSILASTNLRALLNKQTFSLLPPLYQYNLIQLLPSVDRETIEMEQKCPANTVPTEAIRLGPSSLNNEFFARACLEWRERLGEGEFTPENQMKLKTEAEREKNKLDPWKLKHFEPIWGEKSFNRASSSRTTTTTTTASADVCVNNKVKVEVAAGAEKLETTSTTSTCTIVVTQTTTISTTTAATETAATKITAATAATASTAGTSTTSASNYIKNEALSSNSPTCSLNSSTTNSSSSCSLDDLVAANNTLTENRHASSSPKQHKDNFKEEVVDDDDDEVECIETTITPTSASSSSLSSSNIITLKQEYYDQKTESKQENYKKEMEENDRILQDLPSSSANAIKLIQEGQRRGTKRPSNSPTASKDFADESNEMHHHASASGVAAVAASAVKENKTNIESNLKENVPTEVNNSLNSSSDDVICLDGPTTSKKLKIENTENSSSGSGSSSNNSVCQIDAAINDVDDDYDDGALEEVMAPPNPNSTTQYLDEQHNTTKMIMTLTLNKQHEYVINNNSSNSNSNSNSNSNSATNSCSSTPPPPPLLPATISTVNSTCDSNLPYAIDMMGSDDNTNIREHQQHQHQQLQQQPQQDQTSYTHTTPEMEHVHELELEHQQQHQHQQDTMILTNTMQLDNCTDQLLHNPYNNNNNSNSNNNNNNNNNIDEDEDDVIEQKFNDAENYVLESGEVSTDDSGHDSKLAKTNFHCVTTTAAATTNVVATTPTTNTDSVVNTADFLFTNSLDHVIVTHEQQHCEGSNNNSSNNNLMTIASSLQQATTSSTLSSSSSSSASSPLTSTTLSSSSSSSNSASTSALGNAKPMITSVVSLTGSPLVKEQTQLQQQSLSLPMETTASEIFHHLQHDWNFGGMKLDTNQGTQAMVVEHDEQPMTSSYCNMLHQGALGSGVGSGGSSGSIATEIVQDDSHTTGGDCILQDAVAGLIDDNSAEDNVDNVDDETQAEEDEEDLDDNDAVRDIVDELQQQHEQILQLQQQQQQQQQHQQQHQLQQVEIEHFQHQEQHHQQQQQQLQQQQQQHQQQLDHHVQNHHHAHLNDYVGELTSSDVPMSITEMEVSSTVLTNTNSNDSTNDISMCSSTSSTGSLTAANLAPSSLSQLQQQQQPHHQHHHHHQPQPHHSQAQQQQHQPQQIQPNTQAIHNTATQQRQILVDSNGQIIGNFLVQQQPTTQHLQTQAATQPQQQQHIHHHQQQQQQQQQQLLQQAAQQFTFQQQHQTQATPTQQTNSVAALAAAQQQNTVAFAAAAAARQQQRQQLAQKMLPLVRKTFEHQLNTNGAQHFIANPTALAQTQQQQQQSTHIEQAHQQIQQFSLPPQLQQPQQQQQHQQQPQTQRTYLTNSAAQVNNNSLTATANNLLAAATQQHQQQLQLQQQLQQLQQQHHLNTFQNVNNQPQQPHAHATTHTQQQLSPHQTHQQAHNSLTPKFISKQLSIISMPSRSPTSATIPASIAASTTVAIPSTAVVAAAAAASNAAAATMYNSSSSSSSKNNLNVLKTALPISGVPTTIAQQRLAAKASTGKGRKSTSNKLPPGAVNLERSYQICQAVIQNSPNRENLKAQLRPPAALLSQQQQQQQQQSQQQQQRQQQPQIIHTTNAALAKTLPVPVSVATSVANLIKTQDDVVMNSAITNNTTSTGMPANIMGVGRPGVYKVIGPRMGFPRKKYVQRKSSPTLIRHIFANQGSAVLQNANVTTVPNSATVTGGSGAALNTVGVGQKMTIMQQPCVSPGQQHNATQHLTHVQATHDIHHNGNGQYVLVHRANVGAADNQAPRASSAPPVPQNQNQLHGMNGISITGRGRPASVDVDLFNTLQDMHNNTVCNPPTPTATNATTTTQILRRNMATGNIYIEGISDTTATGLVDGSGNYVVTTSPVHATPATVAGGGGVSGFLAGGLRQNHHHHHQHLDSGSSNSSSCNSGGSGNSPTNTSDANNCACSLNAMVICQQCGAFCHDDCISSSKLCVSCVIR, from the exons atgaaaacggAAATTTTCGATTTAGAGGCTGCTGTAAcgaaaaaatcaacaacaataaaaacaccgggaatattttttagtAGTACCCCACAACATCGAACAACGAATCCAAATGCAAGTGGCCCAACAAGACCACAACAACAAATCTATAATAAGACAGCTGATTTGAATAGATATTTTACGGTATTTAGTAGTGGCAACATGGAGGCGACTACCACACACATAAATCTCATCGATGATGAGGACGAAAAAGATCCCTTAGCTTTGGATACCTCGTCGGGCGAGCGCAGTTCTACCGAAGACTCCTTAGGCAGTGCTCCATCAACCTCAAAGCATTCCCACAGTTTAAG ACGTCATGTACCACGTATTATTGTTAAACCTATACTACCCGATAAGAAACAAACGTTGTGTGCCACCGCAACGGTATCTTCAGCGATTAATGCTAGTTCACCATCTTCCTCATCGTCGGCTGCTTCAGTGCAAGTTAATTGCAGTCCTTCCTCTGGTAGAACCAGCAGCAGTAGACgtatacaacaacagcaacaagctAAGGCAGCTGCAGCAGCGGCAGCCGCAGCGGCGGCGGCAGCTTCGGCTGCTGCCAATGCCATGACCACCACCGCCATTACCCAGGCCTCTACCATGCGAGAGGTGTTGGCATCAATACCCGGTTTTAGCTTAAAGCCCCGCCGAAGATCATCAAAGAAAATATCAACTGCCGCTCAAATAGAACAGACCAAAGATGGTAAAATTGATCTGGAGACACCAGATTCGATATTGGCATCCACAAATCTGCGAGCTCTGCTCAATAAGCAGACGTTTTCTTTGCTCCCACCTCTGTACCAGTATAATCTAATACAACTGTTACCCAGTGTAGATCGCGAGACCATTGAAATGGAACAGAAATGTCCTGCCAATACCGTACCCACAGAGGCTATACGACTGGGTCCCTCAAGTCTAAACAATGAGTTCTTTGCGCGTGCATGCTTGGAGTGGCGTGAACGTTTGGGTGAGGGAGAATTTACGCCTGAAAATCAAATGAAACTGAAAACCGAGGCTGAGCGTGAAAAGAATAAATTGGATCCATGGAAATTGAAACATTTCGAACCGATATGGGGTGAAAAGTCATTCAATCGTGCCAGTAGTAGTCGTACTACTACAACAACTACCACCGCCTCCGCTGATGTTTGTGTAAATAATAAAGTTAAAGTGGAGGTGGCAGCGGGAGCTGAAAAATTGGAAACTACCAGCACAACATCTACATGTACTATAGTGgtaacacaaacaacaacaatctCAACGACAACTGCAGCAACAGAAACAGCAGCGACAAAAATTACAGCTGCTACTGCTGCAACAGCGTCAACAGCAGGAACATCAACCACCAGTGCCtcgaattatataaaaaacgaaGCATTATCCTCAAATTCGCCCACATGCTCGCTAAATTCTTCCACCACAAACTCCTCCTCATCATGTTCATTAGATGATCTAGTAGCTGCTAATAATACGTTGACGGAAAATCGCCATGCCAGCAGTTCGCCTAAACAGCACAAGGATAACTTTAAAGAAGAAGTGGtggatgacgatgatgatgaagtGGAATGCATTGAAACCACGATAACACCAActtcagcatcatcatcatcattatcatcatcaaacataattacattGAAACAAGAATATTATGATCAAAAGACTGAAAGTAAACAAGAAAAT tataagAAAGAAATGGAAGAAAATGATAGAATACTGCAAGATCTACCATCATCATCTGCAAATGCCATTAAGTTAATTCAAGAAGGCCAGAGACGTGGCACTAAAAGACCTTCTAATAGTCCCACAGCCAGTAAAGATTTTGCTGATGAGTCAAATGAAATGCATCATCATGCATCAGCATCAGGAGTAGCAGCTGTTGCGGCTTCAGCGGTCaaggaaaataaaacaaacattgaaagcaatttaaaagaaaatgttccTACGGAAGTgaataatagtttaaatagtAGTAGTGATGACGTTATATGTCTTGATGGTCCAACGACtagtaaaaaattgaaaatagaaaacaccGAAAACAGCAGCAGCGGTAGTGGCTCTAGCAGCAACAATAGTGTTTGTCAAATTGATGCTGCTATAAATGACGTGgatgatgattatgatgatgGGGCGTTGGAAGAGGTGATGGCACCACCAAATCCCAACAGTACGACACAGTATCTAGATGAACAACACAATACGACGAAAATGATTATGACGTTGACATTGAATAAGCAGCATGAATatgttattaataataattcttcTAATTCCAATTCCAATTCTAATTCAAACTCTAATTCCGCCACCAACTCCTGCTCCTCTACACCGCCTCCTCCTCCCCTATTGCCTGCAACAATATCAACTGTTAACAGTACCTGTGATAGTAATCTGCCCTATGCAATCGATATGATGGGTAGTGATGACAACACAAATATAAGAGAACATCAGCAGCATCAACACCAGCaattacaacaacaaccacaacaagATCAAACATCATATACTCATACAACGCCTGAAATGGAACATGTTCATGAACTTGAACTTGAacatcagcagcagcatcaaCATCAACAGGATACGATGATTTTAACAAATACAATGCAGCTGGATAACTGCACCGATCAATTACTACACAATccttataataataacaataatagcaacagtaacaacaacaacaataataataataatatagacGAGGATGAAGATGATGTTATTGAGCAAAAGTTTAACGATGCTGAGAACTATGTTTTAGAATCCGGAGAAGTTAGCACAGATGATAGTGGCCATG ATTCTAAACttgcaaaaactaattttcattGCGTTACTACCacggcagcagcaacaacaaatgttGTGGCCACTACTCCCACCACCAACACAGATAGTGTGGTTAATACTgctgattttttatttactaacTCTTTAGATCACG TGATTGTAACGCATGAACAGCAACACTGCGAAGGAAGCAACAATAATAGCAGTAACAACAATCTAATGACGATAGCCTCGAGTCTACAGCAAGCCACAACATCTTCGACATTATCCTCTTCGTCATCTTCGTCTGCCTCATCACCATTGACTTCGACGACTTTATCTTCATCATCCTCCTCATCAAATTCAGCGTCGACTAGTGCATTGGGCAATGCCAAGCCCATGATAACATCGGTGGTGTCGTTGACGGGATCACCATTGGTCAAAGAACAAACACAACTGCAGCAGCAATCACTTAGTCTGCCAATGGAGACGACAGCCAGTGAGATATTTCATCATTTGCAGCATGATTGGAATTTTGGAGGCATGAAATTGGATACAAATCAAGGGACTCAAGCAATGGTGGTAGAGCATGATGAACAACCCATGACCAGtagttattgcaacatgttgcatcAGGGAGCCTTGGGCAGTGGTGTGGGTAGTGGTGGAAGTTCTGGTTCCATAGCCACTGAGATTGTACAAGATGATAGTCATACGACTGGGGGCGATTGCATACTACAGGATGCCGTAGCTGGTTTAATTGATGATAATAGTGCTGAAGATAATGTTGATAATGTTGATGATGAAACGCAGGCAGAGGAAGATGAGGAAGACTTGGATGATAATGACGCTGTTAGGGATATTGTCGATGAACTGCAACAACAGCACGAGCAAATACTGCaactgcagcagcagcaacaacaacagcagcagcaccaGCAGCAACATCAGTTGCAGCAAGTTGAAATAGAACATTTTCAACATCAGGAACAACAtcatcaacaacagcaacaacaactgcagcagcagcagcagcaacatcaacaacaattgGACCATCATGTTCAGAATCATCATCATGCTCATCTCAATGATTATGTGGGAGAG TTGACCTCATCTGATGTGCCCATGTCTATAACGGAAATGGAAGTAAGCAGCACTGTCCTaacaaatacaaattcaaaCGATAGTACCAACGACATAAGCATGTGCAGCAGCACAAGTAGCACAGGAAGTCTGACAGCTGCAAATCTTGCACCCTCATCTTTATCTCagctgcagcagcagcagcagccacaccatcagcatcatcatcatcatcaaccaCAACCGCATCATTCACAAgcacagcagcagcaacatcagcCTCAGCAAATTCAGCCCAATACCCAAGCAATACACAATACAGCAACACAACAACGACAAATATTGGTTGATTCAAATGGACAAATAATTGGCAATTTTCTCGTACAACAACAGCCAACGACACAGCATCTCCAAACTCAGGCAGCCACACaaccacaacaacagcaacatatacaccatcatcaacaacaacaacaacagcagcagcagcagttaTTGCAACAGGCAGCTCAGCAATTTACATTTCAACAGCAGCATCAGACTCAAGCAACTCCAACACAGCAAACAAATTCCGTTGCCGCCTTAGCCGCTGCCCAACAACAGAATACTGTAGCATTTGCAGCAGCAGCGGCTGCAAGACAACAGCAACGGCAACAATTGGCTCAGAAAATGTTGCCGCTAGTAAGAAAAACCTTTGAACATCAATTGAACACAAATGGTGCGCAACATTTCATAGCAAATCCCACAGCTTTAGCACAaacacagcagcagcaacagcagtcGACTCATATAGAGCAGGCTCACCAGCAAATACAACAGTTTTCCTTACCCCCTCAACTGCAACAgcctcaacaacaacaacaacaccagcaGCAGCCACAAACACAGCGTACGTATTTAACAAACTCAGCGGCTCAAGTAAACAACAATAGTCTAACTGCGACAGCAAATAATTTGCTGGCAGCAGCAACACAACAACACCAGCAGCAATTACAATTgcaacaacaattacaacagTTGCAGCAACAGCATcatttaaatacatttcaaaatgtaaacaatcaACCACAACAGCCTCATGCACACGCGACAACTCATACGCAGCAGCAACTATCACCACATCAAACACATCAGCAGGCACACAACAGTTTAACACCCAAATTCATTTCCAAACAACTGAGTATTATTTCAATGCCTTCGCGTAGTCCCACATCAGCCACAATTCCCGCAAGTATTGCCGCCTCCACAACAGTTGCCATTCCGTCCACTGCCGTCGTTGCCGCTGCAGCGGCCGCCTCCAATGCAGCTGCTGCCACAATGTacaatagcagcagcagcagtagtagTAAGAATAATCTAAATGTCCTTAAAAccgccttaccaatatctggaGTGCCTACGACAATTGCCCAGCAAAGGTTAGCAGCTAAAGCTTCGACAGGCAAAGGACGTAAATCGACTTCAAATAAATTACCACCTGGGGCGGTCAATCTGGAGCGTAGCTATCAAATTTGTCAAGCCGTTATACAAAATAGTCCCAATCGTGAAAATCTCAAGGCTCAGTTAAGGCCACCAGCTGCACTTTTAagtcaacaacagcagcagcagcaacaacaatcacaacagcaacaacaacgtcAGCAGCAACCTCAAATTATACACACAACAAATGCAGCGCTGGCGAAAACGTTACCAGTACCGGTGTCTGTCGCAACATCTGTggcgaatttaataaaaacccaAGATGATGTCGTTATGAATAGTGCAATTACCAATAACACAACGTCTACGGGTATGCCAGCTAATATAATGGGTGTCGGAAGACCGGGTGTTTATAag GTCATTGGTCCACGCATGGGTTTTCCACGTAAAAAATACGTTCAACGTAAATCATCACCCACTCTCATACGCCACATTTTCGCCAATCAAGGCTCAGCTGTGCTGCAAAATGCCAATGTTACAACCGTACCAAACTCAGCCACTGTGACCGGCGGCAGTGGTGCTGCCCTTAATACGGTTGGCGTCGGTCAGAAGATGACAATAATGCAACAACCTTGTGTTTCGCCTGGCCAACAACACAATGCGACCCAACATCTAACACATGTCCAGGCTACCCACGATATACATCACAACGGCAATGGTCAGTACGTACTAGTACATCGTGCCAATGTTGGTGCTGCCGATAATCAGGCTCCGCGTGCTTCCAGCGCTCCACCAGTTCCTCAAAATCAG AATCAATTACATGGTATGAATGGTATTTCTATAACAGGACGCGGGCGTCCTGCTTCAGTGGATGTAGATTTGTTTAATACACTACAAGACATGCACAATAATACAGTTTGTAATCCGCCAACACCAACAGCAACAAATGCAACCACCACAACACAAATATTGAGACGTAATATGGCAACCG GCAATATATACATAGAGGGTATTAGTGATACAACAGCCACGGGTCTTGTTGATGGCAGTGGCAATTATGTCGTTACAACTTCACCTGTGCATGCAACACCAGCAACGGTAGCTGGCGGTGGTGGTGTATCCGGTTTTTTAGCTGGTGGCTTACGgcaaaatcatcatcatcatcatcaacatctcGATAGTGGTAGCAGCAATAGCAGTAGCTGCAACAGCGGTGGTAGTGGCAATAGTCCAACTAACACATCAGATGCAAACAATTGTGCCTGTTCCTTAAATGCCATGGTAATATGCCAACAATGTGGAGCCTTTTGTCATGATGATTGTATAAGTTCATCGAAATTATGCGTATCTTGTGTGATTAGATGA